A section of the bacterium genome encodes:
- a CDS encoding excinuclease ABC subunit UvrC, with protein MTAPLHLKARLAELPSDPGVYLYRDIAGVIIYVGKASQLKRRVRSYFTKKHADIKTPILVSNIASIDWIVTGSEVEALFLEAELIKRYKPLYNVRDKDDKNFSYVRVSMQDDFPKVSIQRRPSDDGARYFGPFISTVMVREALRYLRRIFPYFSNSRLVARSALEYQIGVAPAPNISKREYRTNIRRLVMVLEGRSQKLILELERAMEKASKAQQYEQAAHLRDQYLALRALSKKMIFGAQETFDITTDQALTGLAERIGLQRLPKRLECYDISNFQGGDAVSSMVVFTNGTPHQSEYRKFKMRSRGPNDFAMMAETMRRRFSGRHTDWAMPDLIIIDGGKGQLAAATEVLDELGVRIPAIGLAKRHEEIVQRVVDMPIQKQAARARQEERIDGGFRIISLPHTSKTLQLLQRIRDEAHRFAVSYHTSVRDSRTKTSVLDTVPGVGPATRKRLIRHFGSTRALSNADEDAIAEVVGPSKAKIIKQHI; from the coding sequence ATGACAGCGCCACTACATCTCAAAGCACGCCTCGCTGAGCTCCCATCGGACCCCGGCGTGTATTTGTATAGGGATATTGCTGGGGTGATAATTTATGTCGGTAAAGCTTCACAGCTCAAGCGACGAGTGCGTTCGTACTTTACGAAAAAACATGCCGACATAAAGACGCCAATCTTGGTGAGTAATATCGCCAGTATTGACTGGATTGTGACAGGGAGTGAGGTAGAGGCGCTATTCCTCGAAGCCGAGCTCATTAAGCGTTATAAACCACTGTATAATGTGCGCGACAAAGATGATAAGAATTTTAGTTATGTGCGCGTCAGCATGCAGGATGATTTCCCAAAGGTGTCGATACAGCGCCGACCCAGCGATGATGGTGCACGATATTTCGGACCATTTATCTCTACAGTAATGGTACGAGAAGCGTTGCGGTACTTGCGTCGGATTTTTCCGTATTTTTCGAACTCACGCTTAGTAGCACGGTCAGCTCTTGAGTATCAGATAGGGGTTGCGCCAGCTCCAAACATATCAAAACGTGAGTATCGCACGAATATCCGACGCCTTGTTATGGTGCTGGAAGGTCGCAGTCAGAAATTGATCCTCGAGCTCGAGCGAGCAATGGAGAAGGCGTCGAAGGCACAACAGTATGAGCAGGCCGCACACCTGCGAGATCAATATCTTGCGCTACGTGCACTTTCTAAGAAAATGATATTTGGGGCGCAAGAAACCTTTGACATTACAACGGACCAGGCGCTCACCGGCTTAGCTGAGCGCATTGGCTTGCAACGATTGCCGAAGCGACTCGAGTGCTATGATATCTCTAACTTTCAGGGTGGGGATGCGGTATCGAGTATGGTGGTATTTACAAATGGGACACCGCATCAGAGTGAATACCGGAAATTTAAGATGCGCTCGAGGGGACCGAATGATTTCGCGATGATGGCAGAAACCATGCGTCGGCGATTTTCTGGTCGACACACTGATTGGGCGATGCCGGATCTCATAATTATCGATGGCGGCAAGGGCCAGTTAGCGGCCGCGACCGAAGTGCTCGATGAGCTCGGCGTGCGCATTCCGGCCATAGGGCTGGCTAAGCGACACGAAGAAATTGTGCAACGAGTGGTAGATATGCCTATACAGAAGCAAGCCGCCCGAGCTCGTCAGGAAGAGCGGATTGATGGTGGGTTTCGCATCATATCGCTGCCGCATACCAGTAAAACATTGCAGCTACTACAGCGGATACGCGATGAAGCGCATCGATTTGCGGTGAGCTATCATACCTCTGTGCGTGATTCACGTACCAAGACAAGTGTACTAGACACAGTTCCAGGGGTTGGTCCAGCCACACGGAAGAGGTTGATACGCCATTTCGGGAGCACACGCGCCCTATCCAATGCTGATGAAGATGCGATTGCTGAGGTCGTCGGACCGAGTAAGGCAAAAATTATCAAACAACATATTTAG
- a CDS encoding transglycosylase family protein has product MRKQAPKLQSRTARSRLAQPKRFKQPVLYTVLALCIIAGALLIYASFAGSIPVVGSNPDFWRPRIAGCEAGSGPTSTPNYKANNGAGHYGAYQYDVRTWRGAVGPELAAQYPLPSDAPPEVQDQAFYNTFARRGSQPWNASYYCWATPELKGTSRLPVLGPIGSLLPAATPTPTPAPNAYNIKVQGRVYIDDKLTPNVTLNTCVDGVTTKTDAGGIFRFELPAGKNYCVRVIDGLPTGAKIVKTNNNPERASEATYEHQLSDKNYYRNLWQFFTPYYTWDRASDEGFDFYYSVK; this is encoded by the coding sequence ATGCGAAAACAGGCGCCAAAACTTCAATCTCGTACCGCAAGGAGTCGACTTGCTCAACCAAAAAGATTTAAGCAGCCTGTTCTCTATACCGTCCTGGCGCTGTGCATCATCGCCGGAGCACTGCTCATTTATGCCTCTTTTGCTGGGTCCATCCCAGTAGTAGGCTCAAATCCAGATTTCTGGCGACCACGTATCGCTGGTTGTGAGGCAGGATCGGGACCTACCAGCACACCAAACTACAAGGCTAACAATGGCGCAGGTCATTATGGAGCCTACCAATATGACGTTCGCACCTGGCGAGGCGCGGTCGGGCCAGAACTAGCAGCCCAGTACCCTCTTCCAAGCGACGCCCCACCCGAAGTCCAAGATCAGGCATTTTATAATACTTTCGCACGTCGTGGCAGTCAGCCCTGGAATGCCAGCTATTACTGCTGGGCGACGCCCGAGCTCAAGGGCACATCCCGACTCCCCGTACTTGGCCCGATTGGCAGCCTTCTGCCAGCTGCAACTCCAACACCTACGCCCGCACCAAATGCCTACAACATCAAAGTGCAAGGCCGAGTCTACATCGATGACAAACTCACGCCAAACGTGACGCTCAATACCTGTGTCGATGGGGTTACTACCAAGACAGATGCTGGCGGCATCTTCCGATTTGAGCTTCCTGCCGGCAAGAACTATTGTGTGCGCGTAATCGACGGACTGCCAACTGGCGCAAAGATAGTAAAAACGAATAATAACCCTGAGCGAGCCAGCGAGGCAACCTACGAGCACCAGCTATCTGACAAGAATTACTACCGTAATCTCTGGCAATTCTTTACGCCATACTACACCTGGGATCGGGCCAGCGATGAAGGTTTTGACTTTTACTATTCGGTAAAATAA
- a CDS encoding FAD-binding oxidoreductase produces MKNKQTFYEELRHSVTGEISTNKATREFFATDGSVFTAMPEAVFYPQNEADVAELVRLVAERAVDGEMHPITARGKGTDQGGGALGTGIMMAFPAHMNHYLSYDKNTVTVQPGMIYKDLQHLLHSHGRFLPPYPASIDFATIGGAVANNAAGEKTVKYGMTRDYVESLRVVLSNGEVIRTRRLSAKELAEKQKQTDFEGHIYRNVDYLIEENWDDIADAFPNVTKNSAGYDLWHVKGSDGSFDLGQLIVGSQGTLGIVTEVTLRHIPWSPRNHLIVGYFESMEKAAHAVEMIMSLQPSALEVVDRHLLEFLKEHDPQQIKGVIPEQMPGIVLLVQFDDIKERDQVARTKKTIKAFEHTAYDMRVATDPAEQTKLWKIRRGAAAIIWKFRGNKKALPVIEDGVVPLENMPVFIERVYALFEKYNLDIAVWGHAGNANFHLQPFMNLSAATDRKKLFELMNDFYRMVIDLGGSTCGEHNDGRLRAPYLKRLYGERLYDVFVEVKKLFDPLNILNPGVKIGVKMLDLPKQLRKEYSMKHLADSLPNNYDN; encoded by the coding sequence ATGAAGAACAAACAAACATTTTATGAAGAACTGCGCCACTCAGTTACCGGTGAGATAAGTACAAATAAAGCAACTCGTGAGTTTTTTGCTACGGATGGAAGCGTCTTTACGGCCATGCCAGAGGCGGTTTTTTATCCACAAAATGAGGCTGATGTAGCCGAGCTCGTGCGTTTGGTCGCGGAACGTGCAGTCGATGGCGAGATGCACCCAATCACGGCCCGTGGAAAAGGTACCGACCAGGGTGGTGGGGCGCTTGGTACTGGTATTATGATGGCTTTTCCGGCACACATGAATCACTACTTAAGCTATGACAAAAATACCGTCACAGTGCAGCCAGGGATGATTTATAAAGATTTGCAGCACTTGCTGCATAGCCACGGGCGGTTTTTGCCTCCGTATCCGGCGAGTATCGATTTTGCAACAATCGGCGGAGCTGTGGCTAACAATGCAGCTGGTGAAAAGACGGTGAAATATGGCATGACACGCGACTATGTCGAGTCATTGCGCGTTGTCCTTTCGAATGGTGAGGTGATACGGACTCGCAGGCTGAGTGCGAAAGAACTCGCCGAGAAGCAGAAGCAAACTGACTTCGAGGGGCATATTTATCGAAATGTTGATTATCTAATCGAAGAAAATTGGGATGACATTGCCGACGCGTTTCCAAACGTCACCAAAAACTCAGCTGGTTATGATCTCTGGCATGTGAAGGGAAGTGATGGCAGCTTCGATCTCGGCCAGCTGATTGTTGGCAGTCAGGGTACACTTGGAATTGTGACAGAAGTGACGTTGCGGCACATCCCGTGGTCACCCAGGAATCACTTGATAGTTGGGTACTTTGAGTCAATGGAGAAGGCTGCTCATGCTGTCGAGATGATTATGTCGCTGCAGCCATCTGCGCTAGAAGTCGTGGATCGTCATTTGCTAGAGTTTCTTAAGGAGCACGACCCTCAGCAGATCAAGGGAGTAATCCCTGAGCAAATGCCCGGAATTGTTTTGCTGGTGCAGTTTGACGACATCAAGGAGCGCGATCAGGTCGCGAGGACTAAGAAAACGATCAAGGCCTTTGAACACACAGCTTATGACATGCGTGTGGCTACCGATCCAGCTGAGCAGACAAAACTCTGGAAGATTCGCCGTGGTGCCGCGGCAATTATCTGGAAGTTTCGCGGGAATAAAAAGGCTCTTCCAGTGATCGAGGATGGCGTTGTACCACTTGAGAATATGCCAGTTTTCATCGAACGCGTTTACGCGCTCTTTGAAAAGTACAATCTGGATATCGCAGTCTGGGGGCATGCAGGCAATGCGAATTTCCATCTGCAACCATTTATGAACCTTTCAGCGGCAACTGATCGAAAGAAACTCTTTGAGCTGATGAATGATTTCTATCGCATGGTGATTGACCTCGGTGGTAGTACCTGCGGTGAGCATAACGACGGTCGCTTGCGAGCACCGTATCTGAAGCGCCTTTATGGTGAGCGGCTCTACGACGTGTTTGTTGAGGTGAAAAAACTCTTTGATCCACTTAA
- a CDS encoding family 16 glycosylhydrolase, with product MVSKKRKNTTSTARKKIVKLSKITPFQRFNPLSYVFVGAALAIIGIVYVIYSRAAVVSNGWSLAYQEDFNGTALNTNAWSITTKSGTSHDDHHQGIYKAFNVSVHDGKLDLRSARHCLTQGEDPITSNAQWDGAVCPAGKQTVYTSGKVVSKNTWKAGRIEISAQVPSTQLGVWSALWLRNKQASWGQANYGEIDILEWYGDKPWEYTGTSIMGSNAVKSQHFLNTRKDLGLDNKNHMYVVEWSPAGIRYIFDGQEVRRTNGGDGGVLDTASDFSGISESHFRAIMTDIWELRMETEITEPEDDWHEAPDNAKPWKPINFLIDQIRVWVPADGSTNLPTVAPTSTSAPTSTSAPTSTSAPTSTSAPTSTSAPTVSPTSLSVGNFTSYTASTTSVTLNWPVATGGKTGSDIRYSLNWTTASNPSKSPDRSWTYLNTTTGDAGLPKGTSYTISGLQPGVTYKFSYKAKDLNRLVSDSGYITPLTVTTKKTTPTPTPWWKF from the coding sequence ATGGTAAGCAAAAAAAGAAAGAATACAACAAGTACGGCACGTAAAAAAATAGTTAAGTTATCAAAAATAACCCCATTCCAGAGATTTAATCCATTATCATATGTGTTCGTCGGTGCTGCTTTAGCTATCATTGGGATAGTATATGTCATTTACTCACGAGCCGCTGTCGTATCGAATGGGTGGAGCTTAGCATACCAAGAAGATTTTAACGGCACAGCTTTAAATACTAATGCCTGGTCAATTACTACGAAAAGTGGTACGAGCCACGATGATCATCACCAAGGAATATACAAGGCATTCAACGTTTCAGTTCATGATGGCAAACTAGACTTGCGATCAGCTCGTCACTGCCTTACTCAAGGCGAAGATCCGATAACTTCAAATGCACAGTGGGACGGCGCAGTTTGTCCAGCCGGCAAGCAAACAGTGTATACATCTGGAAAAGTGGTTTCTAAAAATACCTGGAAAGCTGGCAGGATTGAGATATCTGCACAGGTGCCTTCAACGCAGCTAGGCGTTTGGTCTGCACTCTGGTTGCGAAATAAGCAAGCGAGTTGGGGACAGGCTAACTATGGTGAGATTGACATTTTAGAATGGTATGGTGATAAGCCGTGGGAGTATACTGGTACCTCGATAATGGGTTCTAACGCAGTTAAATCTCAACATTTTCTGAATACACGGAAAGATCTTGGGCTTGATAATAAGAACCACATGTATGTCGTTGAATGGAGTCCTGCAGGTATAAGGTATATCTTCGATGGTCAGGAGGTTCGACGTACCAATGGGGGAGATGGTGGGGTGTTAGATACAGCGTCAGACTTTAGCGGTATTTCAGAATCACATTTTAGGGCGATTATGACGGATATATGGGAGCTTAGAATGGAGACTGAGATTACCGAACCAGAGGATGATTGGCACGAGGCTCCGGATAACGCAAAACCATGGAAGCCTATCAACTTTTTAATCGATCAGATTAGAGTCTGGGTCCCGGCTGACGGATCGACCAATTTGCCTACCGTAGCGCCAACAAGCACTTCTGCGCCAACAAGCACTTCTGCGCCAACAAGCACTTCTGCGCCAACAAGCACTTCTGCGCCAACAAGCACTTCTGCGCCAACCGTGAGCCCAACATCACTTTCCGTGGGTAACTTTACTAGCTATACAGCCTCTACGACGAGCGTTACATTGAATTGGCCGGTAGCAACGGGGGGTAAAACAGGTTCTGATATAAGGTATAGCTTGAATTGGACAACTGCCAGCAATCCATCAAAATCTCCTGATCGTAGCTGGACATATTTGAATACAACTACAGGCGATGCAGGACTACCCAAGGGTACTAGTTACACAATTTCTGGACTCCAGCCTGGTGTAACATATAAATTCAGCTACAAAGCAAAAGATCTTAATCGGCTTGTGTCAGATAGTGGGTACATCACGCCCTTAACTGTAACGACGAAAAAAACAACGCCAACGCCCACGCCTTGGTGGAAATTCTAA
- the secG gene encoding preprotein translocase subunit SecG, giving the protein MLGVINVIIVVSSCLLILVVLLQNQGSGLGQAYGGSSNSYRSKRGIERSLFTVTIVLGLIFAGSLITRLLLA; this is encoded by the coding sequence ATGTTAGGTGTTATCAATGTCATTATTGTTGTGAGCTCGTGCCTACTTATCTTGGTAGTGCTCCTACAGAATCAGGGGAGTGGTCTCGGCCAGGCGTATGGCGGATCGAGTAACTCGTATCGTTCGAAGCGGGGTATTGAGCGATCGCTCTTTACGGTGACGATTGTGTTGGGATTAATATTCGCTGGGAGTTTGATAACTCGTCTCTTGCTTGCCTAG
- a CDS encoding phage holin family protein — translation MLKRILFAWLVNFVGLWVSAQLFSGIGYGDKIGVLIIAALVFGIVNALVRPLVVLLSLPAIVLTMGIFMLFVNAAMLYVTSFFYPRFQVTKLSSAVGAVIIVWLVNYLFSSLFQREETT, via the coding sequence ATGTTGAAGCGAATTCTCTTTGCTTGGCTAGTAAATTTCGTTGGTTTGTGGGTTTCGGCGCAGCTATTCTCTGGAATAGGGTACGGTGACAAGATTGGCGTACTGATTATTGCCGCGCTCGTATTTGGTATCGTCAATGCACTAGTACGTCCACTTGTCGTGCTACTTAGCTTGCCGGCAATCGTCCTGACGATGGGGATCTTTATGTTGTTCGTGAATGCTGCGATGCTGTATGTGACGAGTTTTTTCTACCCACGCTTTCAAGTTACTAAGCTCTCGAGTGCAGTTGGTGCCGTTATCATTGTTTGGTTGGTAAACTACTTGTTTTCATCACTCTTCCAGCGGGAGGAGACGACGTAG